The following are encoded together in the Paludisphaera mucosa genome:
- a CDS encoding FkbM family methyltransferase: MADAQGISQGTKTLAFAMRRFPLSIRKTWWWWEQLYRKIGGGGFDDDPETDARWPGGLQAPIVTRPYGFKVRLDLRLWPERRTYFSGSYYQTSLEYLYRAVLRPGDQYLDIGANIGMTSLMAASLIGDRGKGFAFEPNPETFDRLRINFDLNPYRNIELVPCAVADVESEAVLSLPAEGNTGIGSLAGSPEEGGRSFKVRTVPGQRYLDQLDRSRPTFVKVDVEGFEVKVLSGIRSALDWPEIGLVLEVNESMLQRAGDSVAAMDELVKAHGFEVYGMDMHQTRFDRTLTIDGPVELADPSTRRWADVLLLKPGTTFRERLAPLIRPAAGRTA; this comes from the coding sequence ATGGCCGACGCCCAAGGAATCTCGCAGGGGACCAAGACCCTGGCGTTCGCGATGCGACGATTCCCGCTGAGCATCCGCAAGACGTGGTGGTGGTGGGAGCAGCTTTACCGCAAGATCGGGGGCGGGGGCTTCGACGACGACCCCGAGACCGACGCCAGGTGGCCGGGTGGCCTGCAGGCCCCCATCGTCACCCGCCCTTACGGCTTCAAGGTGCGCCTGGACCTCCGCCTCTGGCCCGAGCGTCGCACGTACTTCAGCGGCTCCTACTACCAGACGTCGCTCGAGTACCTTTACCGCGCCGTGCTCCGTCCCGGAGACCAGTACCTCGACATCGGCGCCAACATCGGCATGACGTCGTTGATGGCGGCGAGCCTGATCGGCGATCGGGGCAAGGGCTTCGCGTTCGAGCCCAACCCCGAGACGTTCGACCGGCTGCGGATCAACTTCGACCTGAACCCGTACCGCAACATCGAGCTGGTCCCTTGCGCCGTGGCCGACGTCGAGTCGGAGGCCGTCCTGAGCCTGCCCGCCGAGGGCAATACCGGCATCGGCTCGCTCGCGGGGTCGCCGGAGGAGGGGGGCCGGTCGTTCAAGGTCCGTACGGTCCCGGGCCAACGATACCTGGACCAGCTCGACCGGTCCCGGCCGACGTTCGTCAAGGTCGACGTGGAGGGCTTCGAGGTCAAGGTCCTCAGCGGGATCCGGTCGGCCCTCGACTGGCCGGAGATCGGCCTGGTGCTCGAGGTGAACGAGTCGATGCTCCAACGCGCGGGCGACTCCGTCGCCGCCATGGACGAGCTGGTGAAGGCCCACGGGTTCGAGGTGTACGGCATGGACATGCACCAGACCCGTTTCGACAGGACCCTGACGATCGACGGGCCGGTCGAGCTCGCCGACCCGAGCACCCGCAGGTGGGCGGACGTCCTGCTCCTGAAGCCGGGGACGACCTTCCGAGAACGACTCGCCCCCCTGATCCGCCCCGCGGCGGGCCGGACCGCCTGA
- a CDS encoding protein tyrosine phosphatase, with translation MRRIPEHPLWLGPVAALRDPRALAEAGVEAVVDLALDEPPSPLGRALVSCRFPLVDGEGNPAWLLRSAVRAVAGLIRDGVPTLVCCGAGMSRSPAVAGAAVALVRGIAPEAGLAIVAWVGPADVSPAPWRDILAAVPPVPAAGP, from the coding sequence GTGAGACGCATCCCCGAACATCCGCTCTGGCTGGGCCCCGTGGCCGCGCTGCGCGACCCGAGGGCGCTGGCGGAGGCCGGCGTCGAGGCGGTCGTCGACCTGGCGCTCGACGAGCCGCCTTCGCCGCTCGGCCGCGCGCTGGTCTCGTGCCGCTTCCCGCTCGTCGACGGCGAGGGCAACCCCGCGTGGCTGCTGCGCTCGGCGGTGCGGGCCGTCGCCGGGCTGATCCGGGACGGGGTCCCCACGCTGGTCTGCTGCGGGGCCGGCATGAGCCGATCGCCGGCCGTCGCGGGCGCGGCGGTCGCGCTGGTCCGCGGGATCGCGCCCGAGGCGGGGCTGGCGATCGTCGCCTGGGTCGGGCCCGCGGACGTCTCGCCTGCGCCCTGGCGCGACATCCTGGCCGCCGTCCCGCCGGTCCCGGCCGCCGGCCCTTGA